The sequence TCAGCCGATGCAGATGGTGCGACAGCGTCGAGGCGGCGATGCCGAGGCTTTCCTGCAGGAAGCCGACCGGCCGGCCCGCTTCGCCGGCCCGGACCAGGATACGATACAGGTTCAGCCGCGTCGGATTGCCGAGCGCTTCCAATTGCTTCGCTGCTTGTTCGAGTTTCATGGAAGTAGCATGCGGCCAGCGACGGAAACCGTCAAGCCCTATTTCGATGTTTTTCGAAATAGACCTCAGACCACCCGCTTGCCGCCCGCATCGACGACGACCTCGCCGTCCTCCTTGGTGAACGGGCCGATATCCGGATTGGGCAGGATATCGAGTACCGCTTCAGACGGTCGGGCAAGGACGACGCCGAGCGGGCTCACCACGATCGGCCGGTTGATCAGGATCGGATGCGCCAGCATGAAATCGAGGATCTCGTCGTCGCCCCATTTGGCATCGCCGAGGTTGAGTTCGGCATAGGGCGTGCCCTTTTCGCGTAACAGCGCGCGCGGCGTCATTCCCGTTGCCGCGATCAGCTCGATAAGCTTTTCGCGCGACGGCGGGTTCTTCAGATACTCGATCACCTCCGGCTCCTCGCCGGACTGGCGGATGATGGCCAGCGTG is a genomic window of Mesorhizobium huakuii containing:
- a CDS encoding ArsR/SmtB family transcription factor, which codes for MKLEQAAKQLEALGNPTRLNLYRILVRAGEAGRPVGFLQESLGIAASTLSHHLHRLILTGLVSQERQATTLICRANYPMMNDLIGFLADECCADAACNPAAGDAAA
- the arsC gene encoding arsenate reductase (glutaredoxin) (This arsenate reductase requires both glutathione and glutaredoxin to convert arsenate to arsenite, after which the efflux transporter formed by ArsA and ArsB can extrude the arsenite from the cell, providing resistance.); translated protein: MTITIYHNPDCGTSRNTLAIIRQSGEEPEVIEYLKNPPSREKLIELIAATGMTPRALLREKGTPYAELNLGDAKWGDDEILDFMLAHPILINRPIVVSPLGVVLARPSEAVLDILPNPDIGPFTKEDGEVVVDAGGKRVV